A window of the Motacilla alba alba isolate MOTALB_02 chromosome 26, Motacilla_alba_V1.0_pri, whole genome shotgun sequence genome harbors these coding sequences:
- the UHRF1BP1 gene encoding UHRF1-binding protein 1 isoform X2 has product MCSTDSRLWIWQTVLSTGWSHLFRFTKNLSPDKINLSTLKGQGQLTNLELDEEVLQNVLELPTWLAITRVYCNKASIRIQWTKLKTHPICLYLDKVEVEMRTCEEPRPPNGQSPIALAAGQSEYGFAEKVVEGMFIVVNSITIKIHSKAFHASFELWQLQGYSVNPNWQQSDLRLTRITDPQRGEVLTFKELTWQTLRIEADATENGDQDPVTTPLRLITNQGRIQISLKRRTKDCNVVASKLMFLLDDLLWVLTDSQLKAMMKYAESLSEAMEKSAQQRKSLAPESVQITPPAPSAQQSWAQPFGASPNASSIGQYFDKHDMKESSYHLLISRLDLHICDDSHAREAGALKHGMLGGAIQLTFRRMAFDYYPFHRAGDACKHWVRYSEAMETRGQWAKKLVSEFQSKMEKLYEETDPVFARTPFSPFKRKPEPPQSPQRSPPEKGRAPPTSLPRLRHPPWQRLRSSCVVVRVDDLDVHQVSTAGQQSKKPSTLLSCSRKIFKLPDQVSAIHIEFTEYYFPDNQDFPVPCPNLYMQLNGLMLTLDTPSVLWINLFCLDLCRSLEQFKAIYKLEDSGKRDEHVDVRLDGFRLKLSIPVDKKVTDHRDRPRALCVCMSEVTATNTRHAPSCSCQDLQSLFRKFAGSEFFHCSYAEFPREQDRFSLLHTLFLRHAYHVQDRPQKQPGFPQLPHKTSASEDLWSVNFTELSLGFEGAESSKGRALSFIDPFPLSIWACLPKRWGQAQISKRQELATSEVKIKPSASFSHHSKNESLSREHGVCQRSKTDQDLRNIYKAPDTMDVLGESDREVDDGVDSKELEASADIHVLMSSSVHVKVRLNHYQYLVLLRMKEVLQALQEQLAQDTQEMTGSPLDPMSACVGVMFPSAEVALLMTPAPGSVVEPRSLDSDTTSLIESELSPSDSKEGLAAEEKELKSESSSDKGLGSTSELPEDSGIQDAGASVPLERLPRSASDGALSAAPRGKGAEEKGLIEEAHEAVEALVADRPAETSSHPQSPPALPSSPASDTQPSGRGGVALNGQAELIPLRSIEEELSSALHITKDATKEALHATMDLTKEAMSLTKDALSLSRDKMTSTMQRMLSLPPARDSVPKAEEGAVTPGGAGGGRMRFFSMKRTSSQHSFDTTSVDGSGPEDGLSVDSDGSDGFVMLTDSEPSLDPLPSGQLPQAHNDTGSRSSLVAEDEGGVSPEVNSSTSQSEDPSLQLVSVLVLKMKDVNCAMEVQGDDLSVALQVMNMVPEQLNNVGMWQFLRGYVALGDPGVEKAASPEGRQPQPRACLRLQWGPRAAACSPLAERNGFLQLLLHSPCTELCTSCLASLGPFLEDEIIPEVIPMEIEVVDAKITLKDDSPPVYPTSPGPVPITLAMDHVVVRRRDDGVFYLTASQGKDSVKQEKPVSVPEEQKAPSESVSPAPAAGARGLQLKQVPELQRELQTMKLALAEANMDKARLLQEIRKYNPLFQL; this is encoded by the exons GTTTACCAAGAATCTCTCTCCAGACAAAATCAACCTGAGCACGCTGAAGGGTCAGGGGCAGCTGACCAACCTGGAGCTGGATGAGGAGGTGCTGCAGAATGTTCTGGAGCTGCCCACCTGGCTCGCCATCACCAGGGTCTACTGCAACAAGGCCTCCATCAGG ATCCAGTGGACAAAGCTGAAAACACACCCAATCTGCCTG TACCTGGACAAGGTGGAGGTGGAGATGAGGACATGTGAGGAGCCTCGGCCGCCCAATGGACAGTCCCCCATCGCTCTCGCTGCTGGACAGAG TGAATATGGCTTTGCTGAGAAGGTCGTGGAGGGGATGTTTATTGTTGTCAATTCCATCACCATCAAGATTCACTCCAAGGCCTTTCACGCTTCTTttgagctgtggcagctccagggctACAGTGTCAACCCCAACTGGCAGCAGAGTGACCTGCGCCTCACCCGCATCACGGACCCGCAGAGGGGAGAG GTTCTGACGTTCAAGGAGCTCACCTGGCAGACCCTGAGGATAGAGGCAGATGCCACGGAAAATGGTGATCAGGATCCTGTCACCACTCCTCTGAGACTCATCACCAACCAGGGGAGGATCCAGATCTCTCTCAAGAGAAGG ACCAAAGATTGCAACGTGGTGGCCTCCAAGCTGATGTTTCTGCTGGATGacctgctctgggtgctgaCAGACTCTCAGCTGAAAGCAATGATGAAATATGCTGAGTCTCTGAGTGAAGCCATGGAGAAATctgctcagcagagaaaaagcttGGCACCAGAGTCTGTACAG ATCACcccccctgctcccagtgcccagcagtCCTGGGCTCAGCCCTTTGGAGCCAGCCCCAACGCCAGCAGCATCGGGCAGTACTTTGACAAGCACGACATGAAGGAATCCTCCTACCACCTGCTCATCTCCCGCCTGGACCTGCACATCTGCGACGACAGCCACGCCCGGGAGGCAG GTGCTCTGAAGCATGGGATGCTGGGCGGTGCCATCCAGCTGACCTTCAGGAGGATGGCTTTTGATTATTATCCTTTCCACAGGGCAG GAGATGCCTGCAAGCATTGGGTGAGGTACAGTGAAGCAATGGAGACTCGGGGACAGTGGGCAAAGAAGTTGGTCAGTGAATTTCAAAGCAAGATGGAGAAGCTTTATGAAGAAACAGACCCTGTGTTTGCCAGGActccattttcccctttcaaaAGGAAACCAG AGCCTCCCCAGAGTCCCCAGAGGAGCCCCCCAGAGAAGGGCCGGGCTCCCCCCACGAGCCTGCCGCGGCTGCGGCACCCGCCCTGGCAGCGGCTGCGCTCCAGCTGCGTGGTGGTGCGGGTGGATGACCTGGATGTGCACCAG gtCTCTACAGCTGGGCAGCAAAGTAAGAAACCCTCCACCTTGCTTTCCTGTAGTAGAAAAATCTTCAAACTCCCTGACCAGGTCTCTGCAATCCACATTGAATTCACAGAATATTACTTCCCAGACAATCAGGACTTTCCAG TTCCATGCCCAAACCTGTACATGCAGCTGAACGGCCTGATGCTCACCCTGGACACTCCGAGTGTGCTCTGGATAAACCTCTTCTGCCTGGATCTGTGTCGCAGCCTGGAGCAGTTCAAAGCCATCTACAAGCTGGAGGACTCGGGCAAGCGGGATGAGCACGTGGATGTCCGGCTGGACGGCTTCAGGCTGAAG ctcagcatccccGTGGATAAGAAAGTCACGGACCACCGGGACCGGCCACGGGCCCTGTGTGTTTGCATGTCAGAGGTGACAGCCACCAACACCCGCCAcgctccctcctgcagctgccaggacctgcagAGCCTCTTCCGGAAATTCGCGGGCTCGGAGTTCTTCCACTGCAGCTACGCCGAGTTCCCCCGGGAGCAGGACAGGTTCAGCCTCCTGCACACCCTGTTCCTGCGCCACGCCTACCACGTGCAAGACAGGCCACAGAAGCAGCCAGGCTTTCCCCAGCTGCCTCACAAAACCTCTGCCTCTGAGGATCTCTGGTCTGTGAATTTCACTGAGCTCTCCCTGGGATTTGAGGGGGCCGAAAGCTCCAAGGGCAGAGCCCTTAGTTTTATTGacccttttcccctttccataTGGGCCTGCCTGCCCAAGAGGTGGGGGCAAGCTCAGATATCTAAACGACAGGAGCTGGCCACCTCTGAGGTGAAAATCAAGCCTTCTGCCAGCTTTAGCCACCACTCCAAGAACGAGAGCCTCTCCAGAGAACACGGTGTTTGTCAAAGATCAAAGACTGACCAGGATCTGAGGAATATCTATAAGGCTCCAGACACGATGGATGTCTTGGGAGAATCTGACCGTGAAGTTGATGATGGAGTAGACAGTAAAGAGCTGGAGGCCTCTGCTGATATCCACGTGCTCATGTCCTCCTCTGTCCATGTCAAAGTTCGGCTCAACCACTACCAGTAcctggtgctgctcaggatGAAGGAAGTTCTGcaagcactgcaggagcagctggcccAAGATACCCAGGAAATGACTGGGTCTCCTTTAGATCCCATGTCTGCTTGTGTGGGAGTTATGTTCCCCAGTGCTGAGGTGGCCCTGCTCATGACCCCTGCTCCAGGGTCTGTCGTGGAGCCCAGGTCCCTGGACTCGGACACAACCAGCCTGATCGAGTCCGAGCTCTCACCCTCAGACAGCAaggaggggctggcagctgaaGAGAAGGAGCTGAAATCAGAGAGCAGTTCGGACAAGGGCTTAGGCAGCACCTCAGAGCTCCCAGAGGACAGTGGGATCCAGGACGCTGGTGCCAGCGTCCCGCTGGAGAGGCTCCCGAGGTCCGCGAGCGACGGAGCCCTGAGCGCAGCTCCCCGCGGTAAGGGCGCAGAGGAGAAAGGCTTGATAGAGGAGGCACACGAAGCTGTGGAGGCCCTGGTTGCAGACAGACCAGCAGAGACCAGCAGCCACCCTCAGAGcccccctgctctcccttccagcccagcctcgGACACGCAGCCCTCGGGCAGAGGAGGTGTCGCCCTCAATGGCCAGGCTGAGCTCATCCCGCTGCGGAGCATCGAGGAGGAACTCTCCAGTGCACTGCACATCACCAAGGATGCCACGAAGGAAGCTCTGCACGCCACCATGGACCTCACCAAGGAGGCCATGTCCCTCACCAAGGATGCCCTGAGCCTCAGCCGGGACAAGATGACCTCCACCATGCAGAGGATGCTGTCCCTGCCCCCGGCCAG GGATTCTGTGCccaaagcagaggagggagcCGTGAccccgggcggggcgggcggcggccggaTGCGTTTCTTCTCCATGAAGAGGACCTCATCCCAGCATTCCTTTGACACCACATCCGTGGATGGCAGTGGCCCTGAGGACGGGCTGTCCGTGGACAGTGATGGCAGCGATGGCTTCGTGATGCTCACAGACTCTG AACCCAGCCTGGACCCCCTTCCTTCAGGGCAGCTCCCCCAGGCCCACAATGACacgggcagcaggagcagcctggtggCAGAGGACGAGGGTGGAGTGTCCCCTGAGGTGAACAGCTCCACGTCCCAGAGTGAAGACCCCAGTCTGCAGCTg GTGTCTGTCCTCGTGCTGAAGATGAAGGATGTGAACTGTGCAATGGAGGTACAAGGAGATGATTTGTCTGTGGCTTTACAAGTGATGAACATGGttccagagcagctgaacaACGTTGGCATGTGGCAGTTCCTGCGTGGCTACGTGG ctctAGGAGACCCAGGTGTGGAGAAGGCTGCGAGCCCCgagggcaggcagccccagccccgggcgtGCCTGCGCCTGCAGTGGGGCCCGCGCGCCGCCGCTTGCTCGCCGCTGGCCGAGCGCAACggcttcctgcagctgctgctgcacagcccgtgcactgagctctgcaccTCCTGCCTCGCCAGCCTGGGACCCTTCCTGGAGGATGAGATCATCCCGGAGGTCATCCCCATGGAGATAGAGGTGGTGGATGCCAAAATCACGTTGAAG GATGACAGCCCCCCAGTGTACCCCACCTcccctggccctgtccccatcACCTTGGCAATGGATCACGTCGTGGTGAGGCGCAGGGATGACGGTGTCTTCTATCTCACAG CTTCCCAGGGGAAGGACTCAGTGAAACAGGAAAAACCTGTGTCAgtccctgaggagcagaaggC
- the UHRF1BP1 gene encoding UHRF1-binding protein 1 isoform X3 — MAGIIKKQILKHLSRFTKNLSPDKINLSTLKGQGQLTNLELDEEVLQNVLELPTWLAITRVYCNKASIRIQWTKLKTHPICLYLDKVEVEMRTCEEPRPPNGQSPIALAAGQSEYGFAEKVVEGMFIVVNSITIKIHSKAFHASFELWQLQGYSVNPNWQQSDLRLTRITDPQRGEVLTFKELTWQTLRIEADATENGDQDPVTTPLRLITNQGRIQISLKRRTKDCNVVASKLMFLLDDLLWVLTDSQLKAMMKYAESLSEAMEKSAQQRKSLAPESVQITPPAPSAQQSWAQPFGASPNASSIGQYFDKHDMKESSYHLLISRLDLHICDDSHAREAGALKHGMLGGAIQLTFRRMAFDYYPFHRAGDACKHWVRYSEAMETRGQWAKKLVSEFQSKMEKLYEETDPVFARTPFSPFKRKPEPPQSPQRSPPEKGRAPPTSLPRLRHPPWQRLRSSCVVVRVDDLDVHQVSTAGQQSKKPSTLLSCSRKIFKLPDQVSAIHIEFTEYYFPDNQDFPVPCPNLYMQLNGLMLTLDTPSVLWINLFCLDLCRSLEQFKAIYKLEDSGKRDEHVDVRLDGFRLKLSIPVDKKVTDHRDRPRALCVCMSEVTATNTRHAPSCSCQDLQSLFRKFAGSEFFHCSYAEFPREQDRFSLLHTLFLRHAYHVQDRPQKQPGFPQLPHKTSASEDLWSVNFTELSLGFEGAESSKGRALSFIDPFPLSIWACLPKRWGQAQISKRQELATSEVKIKPSASFSHHSKNESLSREHGVCQRSKTDQDLRNIYKAPDTMDVLGESDREVDDGVDSKELEASADIHVLMSSSVHVKVRLNHYQYLVLLRMKEVLQALQEQLAQDTQEMTGSPLDPMSACVGVMFPSAEVALLMTPAPGSVVEPRSLDSDTTSLIESELSPSDSKEGLAAEEKELKSESSSDKGLGSTSELPEDSGIQDAGASVPLERLPRSASDGALSAAPRGKGAEEKGLIEEAHEAVEALVADRPAETSSHPQSPPALPSSPASDTQPSGRGGVALNGQAELIPLRSIEEELSSALHITKDATKEALHATMDLTKEAMSLTKDALSLSRDKMTSTMQRMLSLPPARDSVPKAEEGAVTPGGAGGGRMRFFSMKRTSSQHSFDTTSVDGSGPEDGLSVDSDGSDGFVMLTDSEPSLDPLPSGQLPQAHNDTGSRSSLVAEDEGGVSPEVNSSTSQSEDPSLQLVSVLVLKMKDVNCAMEVQGDDLSVALQVMNMVPEQLNNVGMWQFLRGYVALGDPGVEKAASPEGRQPQPRACLRLQWGPRAAACSPLAERNGFLQLLLHSPCTELCTSCLASLGPFLEDEIIPEVIPMEIEVVDAKITLKDDSPPVYPTSPGPVPITLAMDHVVVRRRDDGVFYLTASQGKDSVKQEKPVSVPEEQKAPSESVSPAPAAGARGLQLKQVPELQRELQTMKLALAEANMDKARLLQEIRKYNPLFQL; from the exons GTTTACCAAGAATCTCTCTCCAGACAAAATCAACCTGAGCACGCTGAAGGGTCAGGGGCAGCTGACCAACCTGGAGCTGGATGAGGAGGTGCTGCAGAATGTTCTGGAGCTGCCCACCTGGCTCGCCATCACCAGGGTCTACTGCAACAAGGCCTCCATCAGG ATCCAGTGGACAAAGCTGAAAACACACCCAATCTGCCTG TACCTGGACAAGGTGGAGGTGGAGATGAGGACATGTGAGGAGCCTCGGCCGCCCAATGGACAGTCCCCCATCGCTCTCGCTGCTGGACAGAG TGAATATGGCTTTGCTGAGAAGGTCGTGGAGGGGATGTTTATTGTTGTCAATTCCATCACCATCAAGATTCACTCCAAGGCCTTTCACGCTTCTTttgagctgtggcagctccagggctACAGTGTCAACCCCAACTGGCAGCAGAGTGACCTGCGCCTCACCCGCATCACGGACCCGCAGAGGGGAGAG GTTCTGACGTTCAAGGAGCTCACCTGGCAGACCCTGAGGATAGAGGCAGATGCCACGGAAAATGGTGATCAGGATCCTGTCACCACTCCTCTGAGACTCATCACCAACCAGGGGAGGATCCAGATCTCTCTCAAGAGAAGG ACCAAAGATTGCAACGTGGTGGCCTCCAAGCTGATGTTTCTGCTGGATGacctgctctgggtgctgaCAGACTCTCAGCTGAAAGCAATGATGAAATATGCTGAGTCTCTGAGTGAAGCCATGGAGAAATctgctcagcagagaaaaagcttGGCACCAGAGTCTGTACAG ATCACcccccctgctcccagtgcccagcagtCCTGGGCTCAGCCCTTTGGAGCCAGCCCCAACGCCAGCAGCATCGGGCAGTACTTTGACAAGCACGACATGAAGGAATCCTCCTACCACCTGCTCATCTCCCGCCTGGACCTGCACATCTGCGACGACAGCCACGCCCGGGAGGCAG GTGCTCTGAAGCATGGGATGCTGGGCGGTGCCATCCAGCTGACCTTCAGGAGGATGGCTTTTGATTATTATCCTTTCCACAGGGCAG GAGATGCCTGCAAGCATTGGGTGAGGTACAGTGAAGCAATGGAGACTCGGGGACAGTGGGCAAAGAAGTTGGTCAGTGAATTTCAAAGCAAGATGGAGAAGCTTTATGAAGAAACAGACCCTGTGTTTGCCAGGActccattttcccctttcaaaAGGAAACCAG AGCCTCCCCAGAGTCCCCAGAGGAGCCCCCCAGAGAAGGGCCGGGCTCCCCCCACGAGCCTGCCGCGGCTGCGGCACCCGCCCTGGCAGCGGCTGCGCTCCAGCTGCGTGGTGGTGCGGGTGGATGACCTGGATGTGCACCAG gtCTCTACAGCTGGGCAGCAAAGTAAGAAACCCTCCACCTTGCTTTCCTGTAGTAGAAAAATCTTCAAACTCCCTGACCAGGTCTCTGCAATCCACATTGAATTCACAGAATATTACTTCCCAGACAATCAGGACTTTCCAG TTCCATGCCCAAACCTGTACATGCAGCTGAACGGCCTGATGCTCACCCTGGACACTCCGAGTGTGCTCTGGATAAACCTCTTCTGCCTGGATCTGTGTCGCAGCCTGGAGCAGTTCAAAGCCATCTACAAGCTGGAGGACTCGGGCAAGCGGGATGAGCACGTGGATGTCCGGCTGGACGGCTTCAGGCTGAAG ctcagcatccccGTGGATAAGAAAGTCACGGACCACCGGGACCGGCCACGGGCCCTGTGTGTTTGCATGTCAGAGGTGACAGCCACCAACACCCGCCAcgctccctcctgcagctgccaggacctgcagAGCCTCTTCCGGAAATTCGCGGGCTCGGAGTTCTTCCACTGCAGCTACGCCGAGTTCCCCCGGGAGCAGGACAGGTTCAGCCTCCTGCACACCCTGTTCCTGCGCCACGCCTACCACGTGCAAGACAGGCCACAGAAGCAGCCAGGCTTTCCCCAGCTGCCTCACAAAACCTCTGCCTCTGAGGATCTCTGGTCTGTGAATTTCACTGAGCTCTCCCTGGGATTTGAGGGGGCCGAAAGCTCCAAGGGCAGAGCCCTTAGTTTTATTGacccttttcccctttccataTGGGCCTGCCTGCCCAAGAGGTGGGGGCAAGCTCAGATATCTAAACGACAGGAGCTGGCCACCTCTGAGGTGAAAATCAAGCCTTCTGCCAGCTTTAGCCACCACTCCAAGAACGAGAGCCTCTCCAGAGAACACGGTGTTTGTCAAAGATCAAAGACTGACCAGGATCTGAGGAATATCTATAAGGCTCCAGACACGATGGATGTCTTGGGAGAATCTGACCGTGAAGTTGATGATGGAGTAGACAGTAAAGAGCTGGAGGCCTCTGCTGATATCCACGTGCTCATGTCCTCCTCTGTCCATGTCAAAGTTCGGCTCAACCACTACCAGTAcctggtgctgctcaggatGAAGGAAGTTCTGcaagcactgcaggagcagctggcccAAGATACCCAGGAAATGACTGGGTCTCCTTTAGATCCCATGTCTGCTTGTGTGGGAGTTATGTTCCCCAGTGCTGAGGTGGCCCTGCTCATGACCCCTGCTCCAGGGTCTGTCGTGGAGCCCAGGTCCCTGGACTCGGACACAACCAGCCTGATCGAGTCCGAGCTCTCACCCTCAGACAGCAaggaggggctggcagctgaaGAGAAGGAGCTGAAATCAGAGAGCAGTTCGGACAAGGGCTTAGGCAGCACCTCAGAGCTCCCAGAGGACAGTGGGATCCAGGACGCTGGTGCCAGCGTCCCGCTGGAGAGGCTCCCGAGGTCCGCGAGCGACGGAGCCCTGAGCGCAGCTCCCCGCGGTAAGGGCGCAGAGGAGAAAGGCTTGATAGAGGAGGCACACGAAGCTGTGGAGGCCCTGGTTGCAGACAGACCAGCAGAGACCAGCAGCCACCCTCAGAGcccccctgctctcccttccagcccagcctcgGACACGCAGCCCTCGGGCAGAGGAGGTGTCGCCCTCAATGGCCAGGCTGAGCTCATCCCGCTGCGGAGCATCGAGGAGGAACTCTCCAGTGCACTGCACATCACCAAGGATGCCACGAAGGAAGCTCTGCACGCCACCATGGACCTCACCAAGGAGGCCATGTCCCTCACCAAGGATGCCCTGAGCCTCAGCCGGGACAAGATGACCTCCACCATGCAGAGGATGCTGTCCCTGCCCCCGGCCAG GGATTCTGTGCccaaagcagaggagggagcCGTGAccccgggcggggcgggcggcggccggaTGCGTTTCTTCTCCATGAAGAGGACCTCATCCCAGCATTCCTTTGACACCACATCCGTGGATGGCAGTGGCCCTGAGGACGGGCTGTCCGTGGACAGTGATGGCAGCGATGGCTTCGTGATGCTCACAGACTCTG AACCCAGCCTGGACCCCCTTCCTTCAGGGCAGCTCCCCCAGGCCCACAATGACacgggcagcaggagcagcctggtggCAGAGGACGAGGGTGGAGTGTCCCCTGAGGTGAACAGCTCCACGTCCCAGAGTGAAGACCCCAGTCTGCAGCTg GTGTCTGTCCTCGTGCTGAAGATGAAGGATGTGAACTGTGCAATGGAGGTACAAGGAGATGATTTGTCTGTGGCTTTACAAGTGATGAACATGGttccagagcagctgaacaACGTTGGCATGTGGCAGTTCCTGCGTGGCTACGTGG ctctAGGAGACCCAGGTGTGGAGAAGGCTGCGAGCCCCgagggcaggcagccccagccccgggcgtGCCTGCGCCTGCAGTGGGGCCCGCGCGCCGCCGCTTGCTCGCCGCTGGCCGAGCGCAACggcttcctgcagctgctgctgcacagcccgtgcactgagctctgcaccTCCTGCCTCGCCAGCCTGGGACCCTTCCTGGAGGATGAGATCATCCCGGAGGTCATCCCCATGGAGATAGAGGTGGTGGATGCCAAAATCACGTTGAAG GATGACAGCCCCCCAGTGTACCCCACCTcccctggccctgtccccatcACCTTGGCAATGGATCACGTCGTGGTGAGGCGCAGGGATGACGGTGTCTTCTATCTCACAG CTTCCCAGGGGAAGGACTCAGTGAAACAGGAAAAACCTGTGTCAgtccctgaggagcagaaggC